A stretch of the Orcinus orca chromosome 1, mOrcOrc1.1, whole genome shotgun sequence genome encodes the following:
- the PDIK1L gene encoding serine/threonine-protein kinase PDIK1L isoform X1 produces MVSSQPKYDLIREVGRGSYGVVYEAVIRKTSARVAVKKIRCHAPENVELALREFWALSSIKSQHPNVIHLEECILQKDGMVQKMSHGSNSSLYLQLVETSLKGEIAFDPRSAYYLWFVMDFCDGGDMNEYLLSRKPNRKTNTSFMLQLSSALAFLHKNQIIHRDLKPDNILISQSRLDTSDLEPTLKVADFGLSKVCSAFGQNPEEPVSVNKCFLSTACGTDFYMAPEVWEGHYTAKADIFALGIIIWAMLERITFIDTETKKELLGSYVKQGTEIVPVGEALLENPKMELLIPVKKKSMNGRMKQLIKEMLAANPQDRPDAFELELRLVQIAFKDSSWET; encoded by the exons ATGGTGAGTAGCCAGCCAAAGTACGATCTAATACGGGAGGTAGGCCGAGGTAGTTACGGTGTTGTATATGAAGCAGTCATCAGAAAGACCTCTGCACGGGTGGCAGTGAAGAAAATTCGATGCCATGCACCTGAAAATGTTGAACTAGCCCTGCGTGAGTTCTGGGCACTAAGCAGTATCAAGAGCCAACATCCAAATGTGATTCACTTGGAGGAATGCATCCTACAAAAGGATGGGATGGTGCAAAAGATGTCCCACGGCTCTAATTCTTCCCTTTATTTACAG ctTGTAGAGACTTCACTAAAGGGAGAAATTGCCTTTGATCCCAGAAGCGCCTATTACTTGTGGTTTGTGATGGATTTTTGTGACGGAGGAGATATGAATGAGTATCTGTTGTCCAGGAAACCCAATCGTAAAACTAACACCAGCTTCATGCTTCAGCTGAGCAGTGCCCTGGCTTTCTTGCATAAAAACCAGATCATCCATCGAGATCTAAAGCCTGATAACATCCTGATTTCTCAGAGCCGGTTGGATACCAGTGACTTGGAACCCACACTGAAAGTGGCTGATTTTGGTCTAAGTAAAGTTTGTTCAGCATTTGGGCAGAATCCAGAAGAACCTGTCAGTGTAAACAAGTGTTTCCTTTCCACAGCGTGTGGAACAGATTTCTACATGGCTCCTGAAGTGTGGGAGGGACATTACACAGCAAAAGCTGACATCTTTGCTCTGGGGATTATCATCTGGGCAATGCTGGAAAGGATCACATTCATAgacacagagacaaagaaggaactcTTGGGGAGTTATGTAAAACAAGGAACTGAGATCGTGCCTGTTGGGGAGGCACttctggaaaatcccaaaatGGAACTTCTCATTCCTGTGAAGAAAAAGTCTATGAATGGGCGAATGAAACAACTGATTAAGGAAATGCTGGCTGCAAACCCTCAGGATCGTCCAGATGCTTTTGAACTAGAACTCAGATTAGtacaaattgcatttaaagataGCAGCTGGGAAACGTGA
- the PDIK1L gene encoding serine/threonine-protein kinase PDIK1L isoform X2, which yields MIAASPAPPPPLPPQQLHRPQTWLSNSDKRCSLPPGGAGARPPSSGCASPRVRGKGPLTAGIPGPRGGRCTRRSTPATPHTCPQLETLTLKMVSSQPKYDLIREVGRGSYGVVYEAVIRKTSARVAVKKIRCHAPENVELALREFWALSSIKSQHPNVIHLEECILQKDGMVQKMSHGSNSSLYLQLVETSLKGEIAFDPRSAYYLWFVMDFCDGGDMNEYLLSRKPNRKTNTSFMLQLSSALAFLHKNQIIHRDLKPDNILISQSRLDTSDLEPTLKVADFGLSKVCSAFGQNPEEPVSVNKCFLSTACGTDFYMAPEVWEGHYTAKADIFALGIIIWAMLERITFIDTETKKELLGSYVKQGTEIVPVGEALLENPKMELLIPVKKKSMNGRMKQLIKEMLAANPQDRPDAFELELRLVQIAFKDSSWET from the exons ATGATCGCAGCCagccccgcgccgccgccgccgctgccgcctcaGCAACTGCACCGCCCGCAAACATGGCTCAGTAACTCTGACAAAAGGTGCAGCCTCCCTCCAGGCGGGGCGGGCGCCAGGCCTCCCAGCTCGGGCTGCGCCTCCCCGCGGGTCCGCGGAAAAGGTCCGCTTACCGCAGGCATCCCAGGCCCGCGCGGAGGAAGATGCACCAGGCGTTCCACCCCAGCGACCCCGCACACCTGCCCGCAGCTAG AAACCTTGACCTTGAAGATGGTGAGTAGCCAGCCAAAGTACGATCTAATACGGGAGGTAGGCCGAGGTAGTTACGGTGTTGTATATGAAGCAGTCATCAGAAAGACCTCTGCACGGGTGGCAGTGAAGAAAATTCGATGCCATGCACCTGAAAATGTTGAACTAGCCCTGCGTGAGTTCTGGGCACTAAGCAGTATCAAGAGCCAACATCCAAATGTGATTCACTTGGAGGAATGCATCCTACAAAAGGATGGGATGGTGCAAAAGATGTCCCACGGCTCTAATTCTTCCCTTTATTTACAG ctTGTAGAGACTTCACTAAAGGGAGAAATTGCCTTTGATCCCAGAAGCGCCTATTACTTGTGGTTTGTGATGGATTTTTGTGACGGAGGAGATATGAATGAGTATCTGTTGTCCAGGAAACCCAATCGTAAAACTAACACCAGCTTCATGCTTCAGCTGAGCAGTGCCCTGGCTTTCTTGCATAAAAACCAGATCATCCATCGAGATCTAAAGCCTGATAACATCCTGATTTCTCAGAGCCGGTTGGATACCAGTGACTTGGAACCCACACTGAAAGTGGCTGATTTTGGTCTAAGTAAAGTTTGTTCAGCATTTGGGCAGAATCCAGAAGAACCTGTCAGTGTAAACAAGTGTTTCCTTTCCACAGCGTGTGGAACAGATTTCTACATGGCTCCTGAAGTGTGGGAGGGACATTACACAGCAAAAGCTGACATCTTTGCTCTGGGGATTATCATCTGGGCAATGCTGGAAAGGATCACATTCATAgacacagagacaaagaaggaactcTTGGGGAGTTATGTAAAACAAGGAACTGAGATCGTGCCTGTTGGGGAGGCACttctggaaaatcccaaaatGGAACTTCTCATTCCTGTGAAGAAAAAGTCTATGAATGGGCGAATGAAACAACTGATTAAGGAAATGCTGGCTGCAAACCCTCAGGATCGTCCAGATGCTTTTGAACTAGAACTCAGATTAGtacaaattgcatttaaagataGCAGCTGGGAAACGTGA